A window of Cherax quadricarinatus isolate ZL_2023a chromosome 62, ASM3850222v1, whole genome shotgun sequence genomic DNA:
CCCTGCCAGTCTCAAATGCAGAAGCCGAACGATCGTTCTCAGCCCTGAAACGCCTGAAGACATACTTGAGGAGCACCATAGGTCAGGATCACCTCAACGGCCTCGCACTACTCGCCGTCCATAACGATGTACATGTTCCTGTTGATCGTGTGATCAACAAGTTTGCGGAAATCAACCGCCGTCTTCTCTTTGATTAGGCTGCAGTGTGATTAATCCTTTCAGTGTAATAATCTTTGCATGTTACTTTTAAGGCTACTATTATAGGTAATATTATAAAGTATAATGCTTACTGTCTTaagcaggtatatatatatatatatatatatatatatatatatatatatatatatatatatatatatatatatatatatatatatattctacattTAAGTTAATGTCTAATGTAAAAGTCTCTAGCTATTAAATTCTTACTTTCAATAAAGTTTTAATAAGATACAAAATTCCTCACATTGTaaggtcagtgtttttttttctcagaAAAATCGGCCCTCTCATTTGGATCCGAAGAGAAACACTGGCACCTAGAGCAGATGGTTATGCCCATTCATTTAGGTCAGTCCGCCAGTAATTAACAAATAAGAATCCCGTTAGTGGAGAAACGGTAATGCTAATGCTCTTTAAACAACCGAAAATTCTGCCGTCGGGCCCCCCCCAAACTTTGTTCCTAGATCCGCGCctgctgaactaggtacaaaggtaatgaactcacaagttacaaaggtattgaatactgtaagaatggttacttacatttatacatggctacaatcatgaacaaattatagagtaatgagcaattcacacttccacatccggtcacaactgtaatgagttattggtgcaaatattgattgttgagtcacacacacacacacacacacacacacacacacacacacacacacacacacacacacacacacacacacacacacacacacacacacacacacacagacacacacacacactcacatacacacacacacacacatacacacacacacacacacatacacacacacacactctctctctcacacacacacacacagacacacacaaacacactcacacactcacacacacacacacacacacacacacacacacacacacacacacacacacacacacacacacaaacacacacacacacaaaggtttgcgataaggttagttccagagctaaggggaatgtcctatgaagaaagattaagggaaatcggcctgacgacactggaggacaggagggtcaggggagacatgataacgacatataaaatactgcgtggaatagacaaggtggacaaagacaggatgttccagggaggggacacagaaacaagaggccacaattggaagttgaagacacaaatgagtcagagagatagtaggaagtatttcttcagtcatagagttgtaaggcagtggaatagcctagaaaatgacgtagtggaggcaggaaccatccacagttttaagacgaggtttgataaagctcatggagcggggagagagagagcccagtagcaaccggtgaagaggcggggccaggagctaagactcgacccctgcaaccacaaataggtgagtacaaataggtgagtacacacacacacacacacacacaaacaaacacacacacacacacacacacacacacacacacacacacacacacacacacacacacacactggaggacagaagggtcaggggagacatgataacgacatacaagatactgcggggaatagataaggtggacagagataggatgttccagagaggggacacagaaacaaggggtcacaactggaagctgaagactcggacgagtcacagggactttaggaagtatttcttcagacagagtcgtcaggaagtggaatagcctagcaagtgaagtagtggaggcaggaaccatacatagttttaagaagaggtacgacaaagctcaggaagcagagagggagaggacctagtagcgatcagtgaagaggcggggccaggagctaatttcgacccctgcaaccacaattaggagagtacaattagatgagtacacacacacacacacacacacacacacacacacacacacacacacacactcacacacacacacacacacacacacacacacacacacacacacacacacacacaaccacacacaatccgaaccatgatcctgcaggagaaagcacggctgagaggcaggcaggagttcatgagtgtgtacctcgatcgagacagaacacaggaggaaaggatgatgctgaaagagagagtgcaaaaacgaaaggagaaatgggaggaaatgaaaaaggagagcagaataacctaggaacaagtggaaggacaagcacaccccccagaaacacctgcagaaggactccagccacgacacccccaaggcaactgaacaatccaaaccaaccatcacacatcgatctctctgttcccaccccccacaccacagttacagtattagaacagaagttgaaggtttggtacacaaatgcggatggattaacgaataaacatgaggaatggcaagaaagaatcaatgagaagtccccagacaacATAGCAATTACAGAAACAAAAcacacagagacaataacagatgcaatcttcccaccaggataccagatcatgaggaaagatagaaggggcagagggggaggaggggttgctctgctcgtaaaaaacagatggaaattcgagaaaatgggaggcatagacgagacgggagaaagagactacatagtaggtacacttcagtctggggagcacaaggtggccattgcagtgatgtataatccaccacagaactgcaggaggccaagagaggaatatgaagagagcaacagagcaatggtggacacacttgctggggtggcaagaagagctcactccagcagacattgaggacatcatgtatgagagtccccttggagctagcgaccacgtggttctgtgctttgaatacatagtagagttgcaagtggagagagtaacaggagttgaatgtcagtggtttagaaagacacgtgagcaaacactatgacatatttattagaaaacgtttcagtcctgggaccttgatcacttcgtgatcaaggtcccagtgtTTGTATCAGAGCTTCTGTTATCAATTATATCTAGTGTCGTGATGAACTAGATCACCAATGAATTCCTAGTATCTCAATTGTAACttcgtgatcaaggtcccaggaccgaaacgttttctaataaatatggcatagtgtttgctcacgtgtctttctgaaccaacttgtcggtatttattaccaaggtttataccacctaaagtcagtatctgaccaaccgggctgtggttcgtatgtcagttgatcagactggttgatcagaccctgatccaccatgagggtttcattgatccccgaaaccctctctaggtaaattccaggtaagaGGCCGGTTGTAAGGCTGTTGCTGCAGATGGTAGTTGCAGGGCGTTTTATGGAGTTGGCTGCTAACCTGGAGTTTGTTGGCTGAGCAGTgtctgaggtggtgtcctgccgTAGGATGTTTGCAGATGTTACAAGGTTAGTTGTAAGGTATAGTCTGTTTGAGGTAAGTCTCCATAAATTGGGGTGCATTTATCCTTGTTGTTGCACAAAGAATGGTTTTGGTGGTATCCATTCTTATTTATCTTCGGGAAAGTCACTCAGGATTCTTGGTCTtgggaagttctccttgtggatgaagcatcggattctttgttggagggtcatccTTTGGGTtctgtgagggaggggggtgctgATAATGCAGTCTGTTAGACCTAACAGCAAGGCTTTATATATAACTCTTAGCAGTACATGTCAGGCACAGGGGTTGAAGACCGGCGAGAGTCTGGGCACCAAAAAACGGCATAGACATAATGCAGGCCCTACGCTAGTCATACTACACTGAGACTCGACTGTGGCATAACAGAGGCAGGGGATGTGGCTGGTATGGTATGGAATTTGgtcagggaggtggtggtggttaccaccatcattactcatGCAAAGGGCAGGAGGAAAGTAACTGTGTTCTATTTGTAATGTGGTGCTTCGATCCTCCTACCCAGGATGAGAACCACAACAGCCGACTAACACCTATGTACTTACGGCTAAGTAAACGGCgtcaacaagtgtaaggaaacacatccagaGTTTCCGCATGTGCCAGGATCGAATCCGGGTCCTTCAGTTGTGAGTTACAATTGAGATACTAGGAATTCATTGGTGATCTAGTTCATCACGACACTAGATATAATTGATAACAGAAGCTCTGATACAAACACAGAAAGGAGCCAAGATGTTTCTTTAAATATTTGAAACGATAGGCTGGAGGTAAACAAACACATATATGCGTAGTTAGCCATTAACTAGAGGGGTGCCAagatgctggtgagggctcttCATCCATGGACTTGAAGTAAccccttcctcgaatcaaactttAATTCTTCACACCACATTCCTTGTCTGTTTCCGTCagtgcgtctctctctctctctctctctctctctcttggtatGTTTACACTTgagttaattttaatacatattTAAGGCATTAAACGTAtcgttgactggtggtgaatagaCTGGTGCAGTCTTAACCCTCGTTTAGCTGATGAGCTTCAAACCTCGTTAACCATCAACCAGTGATAGAAACCGATAAAAATTTAACAAGTCTTAGAAATCTGTCTAACTAACCTTGGGAAATGTCGTCATATATGTTTTGTGTAACCATCCTTTCCATCACCCTGGCCACCCTGCCCAATCctggcagcagaagcagcagggggtcgtgcatctgctgctgctgctgctgctgttgttggtcaCGACTCTCACCTATCAGGACGATGGGGTCCAGGACCTGCAACGACCTTACCATTAGCTAGGCTGTGGTGAGAGATCATAAGTGCTAATTTGAAAAATCGCTATTTTACTCCATGGTTTtatctacagtggaccctcactgtaggtaaaaaaaaaactcaatgtGACTTCTCCAGTTGAATGCAGGAGACAGCAATTtcaggagctgaactcttctccaagctgaggacCTGACTACCTTCAAGCTATTTCTTCATATCATGTTTACCTCGTCATTACTGCTGTTGTCTCTTCTATTTGACTAAAGAATCCTACTGTGTAAGTGACACGTTTCAACAGTAATGATATCCAACTGTTGCTCATGTCTGTTCCTTTGTCCGACATTGTTAGTCACGTCTCCGCGGCTGACGTCATAGACGCGTACAGTGCTAGACGGCTTATGACGTCAGCTGTGGTTATATATTGATAGAAATGGTTACAATAATAaccgtaatttttaaaggggtggactggtaagccagtggaaggcctcggtcacatgaccaaagctccagctgcgggtcatcatatgacgaaAACCttcctcaggaaacacttgtcctgtttcctgacaaaccttaccaaacctaaccGTGGGGACGATTGCTTAATCGTCACTGACAACTACACACCCGCTTCTTGATGGTCCTGTCCCTCTCCTTGCGATCCCTCTCCTGGTCCCACTCCTGCTGGCGCCGCTGAGCCGCCTGTTGGTCCCTAGTGTAGGCTCTGTAGATGGCATTGAAGCCCACGGTGTCGGAGAACCTGGTGCTGGGCGGTGGGTTCGTCTGAGACGCTACCTCCTGAAGTGTACAGATGGAAATCAGGAGTAGTTATCAAGAGtatacatatacaggatttctCAGGTTAtgcttcaactttatatatccttggtgaggcctcatttagattgtgctgcataattctggtctccatgttaCAGAATACACATAAATGCGCTGGGAAACATACAAAGGATGAAAGTTGATctcgtgtatcagaaatctttcctgtgAGGACAGACTGAAAGCACTGAATTTGGactctggaaagacgtagaattagagggTATATGATTGAAGTATACAAATGGaagataggaataaataaaggggatataaataatgtGTGAAAAAATGTCTAACAAGACAGAACTCACAGCAATGGGTTCAGCCTGAAAAAAAATTAGATTTATTAAGGATGTAGGGAAACACGAGTTTGGTAATAGCGTTAATGAGGCGAGAACTTGAGGTAACTTTAAAGAATGCGTTAGGCAAGTAAATATGCAGCTGATTTTGTGGGACTGATGGATTATCTATGTGGAGTCAACTAGTTTGACCTGATAGGTCAAACTAGTTGACACGATCCACATGATCTACAGGTGATTATCCTGTGGAGCATTCACAAGGAACTGAATAAGTTCCTAAGTTAGTTCCTGACCAGCAGGGCTCTTGATTCCTACGTTGGACTACTAAcggccagcagtaataacttggttgatcaagccctgatccaccaggtctggtcactccaggtaggtaaactcCGGTGATATGGTTCTCAGACAGATAGAAAAAAATCAAACAAATCaacaggccctgatgaactgctcTCAAGGGTTGCAAAGGAAAGTAAAGAACTTGGAAAGCATTAGATTTTTCAACAAATTTCTACAAACTGGTATAGTACAGGATGGGTGGAAAATAGAAAAACAGATAGCTATCTACAAAGCGAATTATGTGGGAAAGTTGATGAAGTCAATAGTTGTCAAAGCAATTCGAAGTCACCTTGAGAAATATAAATTGATCACCGAATCTCAACattatgtatatggacttcattaTTGCCTTCGATAAAGTTACACACAGGAGGCTGATGAAGAAAGATGTGCACAGAGCATTCAAAGTAAAATACACTACCATTCCATattaccctccctctccccaccagCTTGGTTGTATTAACTAAGTAATTTTATTCAGgttaacacaaatacagttacatagattatcatacatagcagcatatgtgtagagaacctgggataacccaaaaaagtcagacaaagtgacctatttccattggggtccttttaataccttattattatactgtgaaggagataatatcttgTTATTATATTATAAAGGACATAtattaggaataaggtaaaatgagttatttacatttacatgtgtgttagctaaaaaaaataaaaaatcattcccctccctttctgtagctacattcatcagacaccttttggcagtcttcttgaactggttcatgctatgactggctttgacatgtgcgggtagtctgttccattcctttattgctgtacaataaaaggtgtttaaagcctggccaatgactgtgggtattTAAAGTTGTGttatctccccctagtactatgattgctttggttcccaaccttgacaaaattgacagcaagatattctggacactgaacAATTTTATAAACTTAATTTAagttcagttgttttactctgtcttcaacattcatcaCATCCAAttattgtaattcatcctggcctacatgttctcttggtcccagctccaggatgaatcttacaattttgttctggCTGATTTGTAGTTTAtcattcagtttttttgtcaagacagagtaccatgaagagcaagcgtagtccatattacattgtataagggctagacatagtgtcctgcgagcctcagtaggtagacactctgcttgtctgtagaggaacttcagtctgacattcgctttctttactacactgttccctatcagttctcctgacatacatgggtcaaaggggattcccagatatcttactgaggaaactgaagtgatgggctccccattacactggacattaaaattatttacccttctcagtttatgtttcgtgccaaagagtaaggcttcagttttcccgaggtgtaacgatagtttgttgtctactaaccatttgcctGTTGGCGAAGGATTAACCCACAAGGGTTTACCACTTCTTGTAAATATATTTCTGGTTGTGTTGTAGATATAAAATATTTCTACAGCTCCACAAATTCCAGTACAGGGTCTTCATTCAGTACTGATGCATAAATGGAGATATTCAGACAAGAATGGGGTACTAAAAGAAATTATAAGGGAAAGTCTTGCTGTCATAGCAATCACGGAGACAAACCTCACGAGAATAATAACTGTAGACTCCTTGAGGGGTATCAGATAGTGAGGATAAAAAGAGAAGGGGTAATATGGAGTGGTGGTTTAACGGAAAGGGAACCGATAGAGTTATAAGGAAACCGACACAAAATGcactgtaatgagattcttgttTGATTCGCCGGCAtagtcctggcccgggtcttgcCCATGAGGTAACCCAGCGCGAataagttagtttagtttaatatgtttattatgcaccctgaCTACCGcccctgtgggcggcagtcaaaagattacagaggtacataatgggtccagggacgcgAATAAGATTCTGTGCTGGCAACTTTTCATGACACGAAAAAATCTACTGCGAGGGGAAGAAATGTGAATAAAATATCTCATTACACAGCATTTGTCTCTCTATTCAccgtgtcggtattttgtactgTTTCTCCGGGAAGTTCCAAGAAATTGATGAATCTGAAATCTAGAGAGGCCAGGGATTAAAACTCAGGAACAGTAATGTCTGGTGGGTCAACAAGCATAACGAGAAGAGGATGGTAATACTTCTACTGAAAATGTTAGTGGAGAGAGCAAGAACAACCAAAGTAAAATGAATGATTTTGTAGTGAATGATTTCTTTGTGCAGATTTGAgatcagtccctctaggattttcctggtgtagattataatgtatctttctcgcctgcactccGGTGAGTACAGGCCAAGTGACTCAAACCTAcctagtaattaaggtgcttgactgaagtaatacatgcagtgaaggttctctatacattctctagatctgcaatttcgcctgtcttgaaCGAGGCTGTTAgtttacagcagtattccagcctagatagaagaagtgacttaaagaggatcataaTGGGCTTGACTGCTGCatctcacctgcctacagtatataagccacttcatcgcacatatgctgtattcttttcaagattgatggactaattacatcgactcaaggctgagggactgattacctcaaactcctcctgttcttcaccattcccctttgtatagactgatgaagccactgtgtggcgaaacgtttcctcactaaaaatacccaagtgttgcacatgtgtctaatttatcaacttgttggttctctgaaccattcatctacatcatGATGGTTTTTGATGATGAGCAAAACATAAGTAAAAATGTGAAGGAAACAGCGAGAAAAAAGGGATGGTTATCCAGCAATACTTGTTGTCTTCATATTAAATAACCTTAAGATTACAAAATTCATAAATGAAATTCCATGAGTCAGAAACGTCATCGCGCTAAAATTTGAGTTTGGTTGTGGAAGCGGGAATGGAAAGGGaattgtaatgttggtagtattaccgacagtatgttaagtaaaagaacacattagttgcacttgtgtccttttacctaacattggaAAGGGAAATATAAGTACAGACACACAGTAAATCAGACAACGAATGAAAAGACTAAGAAGAATTAGAGGATTTTCCGAATGAAACACAATATGATATGCTGCAGCTGTCTTGGAAGTCGTGTTTACCTTGGCCAGGAGTTTAGTGGTCTGGGAGACTCTCTCGCTGAAATTGAAAGGGTTAGGCTGGCAGTCTAACCTGGCGACCTCCTCCTCGGATACCAGACCTGAGTACAACTTCTCCATCTCTCTACGTGAGTCCTCCATCAGATCCTTGAGATCTGGGTCTGCAAATGAACATGAACGTACATATTCTTACTTTTAAGAGACcttccaagtatgggccagtaagcctgttgcagtgttccaccattcttatgAATGAAATAACCTGGTCGCAGGGGAGGCActcgagtgaaaaaaaaaaataagaatcacAGGCCTATGCCATATAGATGaaaaattaaattattattaaactatgaCCATCATTACAGATTAGAGCAACACAAATAATATGTGCTTAAATAGtacatttaaatatatacatTAATGTATAATACAAATTATATACCCACAAACacggtaaaaggacacaagtgtaactaatgtgacattttattgtgacaacgtttcgctgttCAGGAGCGAAACGTGGAAAAAAACCCTTGTGTACAGTTTAGGACGGtataaaaaaaccatacccccggccgggattgaacccgcggtcattacgatttcttgagttaggacggtataaaccttggtaataaagcctcactaatcgccgtcacggccactatagaacgcaacactggaaa
This region includes:
- the LOC138854560 gene encoding dynein intermediate chain 2, ciliary-like, which gives rise to MQNEPEVHIYLSCRTERARTNHVVFNSVSGKYQELVDVDPLLHLLTLPSRVVHKEHAHIHRKIYTLAASIDPDLKDLMEDSRREMEKLYSGLVSEEEVARLDCQPNPFNFSERVSQTTKLLAKEVASQTNPPPSTRFSDTVGFNAIYRAYTRDQQAAQRRQQEWDQERDRKERDRTIKKRVLDPIVLIGESRDQQQQQQQQQMHDPLLLLLPGLGRVARVMERMVTQNIYDDISQG